In Debaryomyces hansenii CBS767 chromosome B complete sequence, one genomic interval encodes:
- a CDS encoding DEHA2B14014p (no similarity): MQPKAQASVSANDFVTALLFDPKLSRILNFAVDRW, translated from the coding sequence ATGCAGCCAAAGGCCCAGGCAAGTGTTTCTGCAAATGATTTTGTAACTGCTCTATTGTTTGATCCAAAACTATCGcgaattttgaattttgccGTGGATAGATGGTAA
- a CDS encoding DEHA2B14058p (no similarity): MACFTLSNHPVAETSSENCVGSSEVLYKCDEGGPDDISLKQAIYGYLSYSICSQVSCEPIPFITCVESLRYHLSQLSLHSMTSPPRYHVRTNTLSLLSTLKQNYLYASLAC, translated from the coding sequence ATGGCTTGCTTTACACTTTCGAATCATCCTGTTGCGGAAACATCTTCTGAAAATTGCGTAGGATCCTCCGAAGTATTGTACAAATGTGATGAAGGTGGACCCGACGATATCTCCTTGAAACAGGCTATATATGGGTATCTATCATACTCTATTTGCAGTCAAGTATCTTGTGAACCTATACCATTTATTACTTGTGTTGAACTGTTACGATATCACCTTTCTCAATTGAGCCTTCATTCTATGACAAGTCCGCCTCGGTATCATGTAAGGACTAATACTCTTAGTCTATTATCGACGCTTAAGCAGAACTACCTCTACGCATCTCTTGCTTGTTGA
- a CDS encoding DEHA2B13992p (similar to CA5661|CaKRE6 Candida albicans CaKRE6 Glucan synthase subunit) produces MVHRDLTYNTPSEANERGASVANPFVSPNDDDDISFESSRESSSSQLNDFDQMNTHLNDPQYGGTFDSYNGYYSQNGTTSNLLSKEGSPSMENTGNAAFQSSSMPPEYDRYPSMAGSRVVSSTSLSSNMITSPNNIQQNQSSTRRSDDDSSISNKSANPFLLGTDFSPFGGYPASSFPLHIDEKEPDDYLHNPNPVEDAAYDKNRFIHDLKHMDRRSLGGLLGVVFMLLGAIVVFILLPVLTYSGVTEPYTPESYEILTSYHYPLLSAIRTDLVDPDTPETALTRKTATGDTWKLVFSEEFNAEGRTFYEGDDQFFQAADLWYGGTMDLEYYDPDAVTTANGTLNLRMDAYKNHDLFYRSGMVQTWNKMCFTQGLLEYSARLPGYGNVSGLWPGLWSIGNLARPGYMSTSEGVWPYTYDSCDAGITANQSSPDGISYLPGQRLSKCTCSGEDHPSPGKGRGAPEYDVLEGEVSTDVGVGVASQSMQIAPFDIWYYPDYNFVSIHNDSVTTMNTYTGGPLQQAVSGTTTLNVSWYSEGDNEHNFQTYGYEYLNDDDDGYLTWYVGMDPTVTVHSKALGPNGNIGHRLMSKEPMSLVMNFGISNNWAYIDWNALHFPLTMRIDHVRIYQPEDAINVSCDPDDYPTSNYIETHPKAYQDNNLTSWADTGYDWPKNSLVHKCS; encoded by the coding sequence ATGGTCCACAGAGATTTGACGTATAATACTCCTAGTGAAGCCAACGAACGGGGTGCAAGCGTAGCAAACCCGTTTGTTTCGcctaatgatgatgatgatatttcatttgaaCTGAGTCGGGAATCATCTTCGAGTCAGTTGAACGACTTTGACCAAATGAATACTCATTTGAACGATCCTCAATACGGAGGGACTTTTGATAGTTATAACGGGTATTACTCACAAAACGGCACCACATCGAACTTGTTATCGAAAGAAGGATCACCTAGCATGGAGAATACGGGAAATGCAGCATTTCAATCGTCCCTGATGCCTCCAGAATACGACAGATATCCGTCTATGGCGGGCTCAAGAGTGGTGTCGTCGACATCACTTTCATCCAACATGATCACTAGCCCCAACAACATCCAGCAGAATCAACTGAGCACGCGTAGGTCGGATGACGATTCGtcaatttctaataagTCTGCCAACCCATTTTTGCTTGGAACCGACTTCAGTCCTTTCGGAGGATACCCTGCATCGTCATTTCCTTTACATATAGACGAAAAGGAACCGGACGACTATTTACACAACCCAAATCCCGTAGAGGATGCAGCATATGACAAGAACAGATTCATTCACGATTTAAAGCATATGGACAGAAGATCGTTGGGTGGGTTGCTAGGAGTTGTCTTTATGTTGTTAGGAGCTATTGTTGTGTTTATCTTGTTGCCCGTATTGACATATTCTGGTGTTACCGAGCCTTATACTCCTGAGAGCTACGAGATTTTGACATCGTACCATTATCCTCTTTTGAGTGCTATCAGAACCGATTTGGTTGATCCAGACACTCCTGAAACTGCCTTAACTAGAAAAACTGCCACCGGAGATACATGGAAGTTGGTGTTCtctgaagaatttaatgcGGAAGGTAGAACGTTTTACGAAGGTGATgatcaatttttccaagCTGCAGATCTTTGGTACGGTGGTACCATGGATTTAGAATACTATGACCCAGATGCTGTGACGACTGCAAATGGTACCTTGAACTTGAGAATGGATGCATACAAGAATCATGATTTGTTTTACAGATCTGGTATGGTTCAAACTTGGAATAAAATGTGCTTTACCCAAGGGTTACTTGAATATTCTGCCAGATTGCCTGGTTATGGTAATGTATCTGGATTGTGGCCAGGTTTATGGTCTATTGGTAATTTAGCTCGTCCAGGATACATGTCAACAAGTGAAGGTGTCTGGCCATATACATATGACTCGTGCGATGCCGGTATTACTGCAAACCAATCATCTCCTGATGGTATTTCATATTTGCCAGGTCAAAGATTAAGCAAATGTACCTGTTCTGGGGAGGATCATCCTAGTCCAGGTAAAGGAAGAGGTGCTCCAGAATATGATGTTCTTGAAGGTGAAGTTAGTACTGATGTAGGTGTTGGTGTGGCGTCACAATCGATGCAAATTGCTCCATTTGATATCTGGTATTATCCTGACTATAATTTCGTATCAATTCATAATGATTCGGTCACAACTATGAACACTTATACGGGTGGTCCATTACAACAAGCAGTTTCTGGGACAACGACCTTGAACGTGTCGTGGTATTCCGAAGGTGACAATGAACATAATTTCCAGACCTATGGgtatgaatatttgaatgatgatgacgatggATATTTGACATGGTATGTTGGAATGGATCCTACTGTCACTGTTCATTCGAAAGCTTTGGGGCCCAACGGAAACATCGGGCATAGGTTAATGTCCAAGGAACCAATGTCATTGGTTATGAATTTTGGTATCTCCAATAACTGGGCTTATATCGACTGGAACGCTTTGCACTTCCCGCTTACCATGCGTATTGATCATGTCAGAATATACCAGCCAGAAGATGCTATCAATGTAAGTTGTGACCCCGATGATTATCCAACCTCTAACTACATTGAGACCCACCCAAAGGCTTACCAAGACAACAATCTCACATCATGGGCAGATACTGGATACGACTGGCCCAAAAATTCACTTGTTCATAAATGTAGCTGA